The genomic region ATAAATGATGGTCCACCAAAAGATTCATATGTTGTTGATGATGCAGGAGTTCTTAGCCGTGTTACGAAATCTGATCTTAAGCGCTTGTTGTCTGATTTGGAGTCCAGGAAGAATTTCCACATTAATTTTATTACTGTTCGGAAATTAACTGTAAGTTTTCCTCACATCATGTTGCAATTTGTTTCTTTACTGCTGTTTACGTATTAATGTATCCTTAACTTCGATCATTTTGTTGCTTTAAAATGTTCCGAATCCTACTAATATTACTTTACTAATTTCTTATAATACTCCGTATCCTTAACTTCGATCATTTTGTGTACGCAATGTTACATACTAATGTGCAAGCAGACAGTGGCGGAGCCCGAATTTTAAGTTAGCAGGGGCGAAAGGGTAATATTTATAAGGGATCtcgaaaaaatttaaaaatttgaactaaaaatTTCCAAATTTTCAAACGTCAGCACGGACGACCGCCCTTACTAGCAGGGGCGGCCGGTGAATTCGGGAGGCCCTGTTCCGATTCTTAGGTTGAGGCCCCAAAACAATTAATTGTCATTTACTTGAGATCCTAAACGAaaactattaaaaataaaaatttgagaaaaaatgaAAGGTTAAGATATATGAAAAAAAATGCTATGCTTTATTTTAGGCATATACTTAAAACACAAATTATATAAATAAGACCGTTTTATAAATCATATCATGAGACGATTCACTTTTATAAAATATACAATACTTCATATTTGTTTATTTGTAATAAATATCTTGTCTTTTATAGAATAAAAATATCTCACACAATAATTAATAGTTTAATATAAAGAGTaatataaataaaagaaattaaaagatGGAGATATAACAAAAGAACTCAGAACTCAGAAAGGTAAAAAAGTATACTTTTTTGTAACACgcttaaataaataaattttaaaaaaaaattgcctATTGATGGGAAATGGGGATGCACGTGTGTTTTGGGTAAACAAAGATGTTGTGGAGTGTAGAGTAGTGACTCCTAGAGTAGTCCACAAGGAGGAAAAAGGTCAAAATCATTTTCATTTAATGTTATGAATTGGGCTTAGATTTTGGGGCCCTATTTCCCCTTGGGCCCCTGTGTTGTGAACCTAATTGCACAGCCTTTGGGCCTCCCCTGCTTACTAGCCCCCTCGCTCCACCACTGCAAGCAGACTGTTTTAGAATGATCGGTAATAAAAATCGAGTTGAATTGCATCGATATTCGACAGTTTACCAATCCACAATAAAACCATTTTGTTTTGTGAGTTACTGTGTTTGAAGTAGTTCACTAATAATGTGGAATGGCAAACGCTAAAACAAGCTGACATTTGGTattatgtttggttttagagcaAAGCTGATGCTTTTGAGTTTGCTGATCAAGTCTTGGAGAAATGGTATCCTACAGTTGAAGACGGCGACAACAAAGGGATTGTTGTGCTGGTGACCAGCCAAAAGGAAGGTGCTGTCACTGGAGGACCGTCTTTCGTCAAGGCTGTTGGAGACACTATTCTTGATGCTACTGTCTCCGAGAATCTTCCTGGTATAACTTCACAATCCATTCGTAGACGTGTTCATTGTAGATTTGTAGATAGCATTAGTCTCTCTTGAACTGGTTTAGGGTTACATTTCTAACAACAGCAAATTCTGTGACTGAAATTTCAGTATTGGCAACCGATGAAAAATACAATGAAGCTATTTACACGAGTGCCAAGCGGCTAGTGGCGGCTATTGATGGTCTGCCTGACCCTGGCGGTCCATCATTCAAAGACAACAAACGGGAATCAAATTTCAAGTCGAAAGAAGAGACCGATGAGAAGCGAGGTCAATTTAGTCTTGTGGTTGGAGGCTTACTAGTCATTGCCTTCGTCGTCCCTATGGCACAATATTATGCTTATGTATCTAAAAAATAGGCATAAATTTTTGTAAAGTTCATGTACAAACAAGAAAATTTGAAAAGTAGAACAACTGATCGATGAGGAATTTCAGTACTGCAAATTCTTATTCTTCTGTTCTTTACTAATAAGGATCGTTGCGGCATTGGAAGCACACCTGCATAACTCACTAGCCAAAAACTGTCTCCAAAATACAAGTTTGAAAACATTGAGAATTGCTTAAAACAAAATGCTTTTCAATTAAATACAAAAGGTCCTGTGACTAGCATAAGCTATTCTTTCTGCTTGCTCTTATTATTTGACAGAAAACGACCCATTTgaaacaatcaaaatgccaacAAAATATTTCGATGCTAAATTGAACGAGACCAAAGAAATATAATGTTTGCCACTTTGCGACAAGACCAACTTTTGAGTTTTAAAAGAAAATAGCGGGACATAAGAAGTTAAGTTCATTCTCCGGCCAACTATTACAAAGAAAATTCCTGAACTAAACAATACTCCTAACTGGCTCCCGTCCCCGGTGAAAAGCCCAAAGGATTGAATCTTCGTAACCCCTCACCGAGTACATAAACGAGACATATCAACTCAGCCCGTGTGACGCAGACAAAACAGAGCCTTGTTCTGACTCCCAATAGATCAAAGACCAAATTGGACATGTAGTAACAGCATACCTGTATACCCAAGATATCAGTCACAACAAAGTATTGTAATTTCAATGTAATATGTATTCTGAATGCTGAAAGCTTGCTGGCGAATAAAAAACAAGaaaatattttaaatatatacTCATAGACCAGTTTTTATATCATGTTAATAGGACACATTTAGCATATCTTCATCCACCAGTGACTAGTCATGGGAGCATCCGATTCACTTTATTTTATTTAGGAGCTCGCTTGATAGCTCACATAGAGAATAAAGGGCATAAGCTGGAGGTCATATTTTGACACTGGTTCAGACAAAATTGGTTGCTATAAGAAATGAAGCACCGGTGCCTCATTTAGGGGAATACACTGCCACCACGTTGCATCCGCTACCTCAAGATAATTATTGGTAATCTCCCTCGAAAAAATCTATATGTTGCTCATGTCTTCCTAGCCTATAAGCAATTTATAGGCCATACCTTGGTGGTATACTGGTATAAAATGCAAACTATTATGCCAATAAAGATAGAGTGTCTGATGGTTATACACATTTTGGTATCAGCCCCTACTTGTGCAGGATCTTGTAATGCGGTTTTCTACGGTTCATAAGACGCTTTGCCAAATACTCCAACACTGAGCTTTTTTCAATTAAAACCCCTATTAAATGGAACATTTGAATCAATAGATGTAGCTACAAGTACTCAAAATATTGTTAACATTTCTTGCAATATATCAAGAACATCAAATCATTACAATTACTCAAACAGCTATCAAAAACTCAAATGCAAAAGACTTTCCCCTTAATTACAATCAATCATCCCGAAGTCGCATCTTCAGTGCTCCAACAATGCTCAATGTAGGAAAGTCGCATCTTCATTGCTCCATCAGATGCTCAATAAATGTAGTAAAGATGCGCCAGTCAGGTGTAGGGCTTGTGAGCATGATTAAAAACCCCTACCCATTTTGATCATTATGAATAAGACCATTGAAAATGGTGATAAACAAAACTAAAACATACTCAAACGAACACCCAAGTTTCAGGATCTCGGCAAAAAACCCGAAATCGTAACAACCTAAGAGGCGGTAACAAATAGCGAGGATGGCCATGGAACGCATATCGGATCGGATACCGGGTTACTCGAGATCTCTGACCATGACACCGAATAACCGGTTAAAAGCAATAATCAAAGGTCACCATAGAAGAAACAGCACTCGGTATAAGAGATATTATTGAGGGGAATTTGGAGATTTGGAAACAGTAATTAAACTTTGGGTACTGAAATTAAATTGGAAAGGAAGTTAAAATAGAATAAAAGGAAATGAGATCCCAGAAATCGAAGATTGAAACAAGAAATAGAAAGGAGAAAGAGTACCAGATGTTGAGGACTCGGACTCCAGGGTTTTGAGGCTTATTTATTTCTTTGATTTGGTAGAGGTATTCTTCCGGCCATCTATTTTCTTGAATTTTATAGTAAGAGTTGGAAATTAGGATTTTTTTTACATGGTACTcgtattttttcaaattttacgAGTGCTTACTAGTATTTTTCTAAAATATCGGTATTTTTAAATTTAATGAAAATATCTCAAAATATTTAAAATGAATTAATTTGCCTCTTTTAAACATTTATTTTATCACTTTTAATtgatattttgacaataatttgTGGCACAATAGCATAAATAATTGTTTACTTAAttgtaaaattattattatttttttacaaAATTTTTGAAAACTCAATTTTTAATAGTTTGGATATTTTTAGAACTATTTGCTAACATTAAGGATATCTGTGGTATTTTTAAAACTAGAGGGTACCGCGTAAATTTCGAAAATACATAAGAGTATCACGTAGAAAAACCCTATAAATTATAACATAAGGTAGTTTTAAACTCGTGCAATTTTCCACGTATATGCTTTCCGAAAAATTAGTAAACaaacaaatacggagtattaataaTCATACACAATAATTTGTACCGTAGGTCTCATGAGATACCCTCTCCCACTAATAGGGGGAAAAGAAATTCAGTAGGTCGTTCatccatcatgtgagaggtctctcactAACGTTATTGAAAGACCGTCTACCTCATTTATATTTGTAAGCTTTCAATAACGTAGTTGCTCATTTATGGACGCACTTTACTCTTTCACGGACTTTTTGTCATTTATTTTCCATATCTTACCCTTACAAAAAAACACTCTCTCTAATTTTCTTTCTCACAAGATTAATCAAATCCGTCAAATTAATCAACTATCATGTCGATTAAGTTAGAATTTGTATTTActttttatttaccttattaacgTTGTTACGCGTAGATTAAACTATTTAGActaatgaaattagggtttgcaaAAATAATTGTCAATTGAAAATTTATGGTCGGAATCTTGCGTGTGCTACGGTTGTAGGGCTGGTCAGCAGGAGAATGAGTTTACCCATTCGACTACCCGCATGTTTTCCTTCATCGTTCCTCTTGCACTTTGTGCTTCTTTTACTAGAAGCAAAGAGAGGACCTGGCTACGCCTCTGGCATATGAAGCAACAATTGTTTTTACAATGCTGAAAATCAATTTAGTCGTCCAAAATTAGTAAATTTTTGGTTTCAAGCAATGCCCTTTCACTTTTCTGGGTTCTAATGTAATTAAACAACCTAATTATACTTCAAGTTTGAGAATTCTGTCGAATTGTTGCCACGTTTTCTCGCAAAATATGATGAATGTTACTGTGATTTCGATTCCCACGCGGTAAATTCTCGTCTTTGATTATCAATTGAATTGgaatgaagagaaaatgaaaaataaataaaagggtatAATTGTCATTTACGTTCATGGAAAAGTAAAACCCGTCCACACCACCCTTCAATAATTCAATGTGTATCTTCCTTGTTGCTGTGCATTAAAAGTTATTCCGTATATAATACGAATGCAGTCAAATCAGATGTATTTTGCCACAAATCCGATAGTTTTTTGTACATGCGAAGTTTGGGCACACTCTAATTAATCGCGAGTGGCTCTAATCCGCGAGTGGTAGTTGATCGATAGATTTCTTGATTTTGAAACAAAGAGGAGAGAAAATGACAAGGATAAAATTGTAAAAGTTGTAGGTaaaagagtaaaattcgtatgtgGAAAAGTAATTCCGCTATTTTTTGGTGACAAACTCGACGACAAGGCATGAACTCAGGCCAAAAATACTCCACAAGTACTCTTAGGGAGACTTGAACCTGGATATCCCGTAAATTttaccaaagttttaaccacttTCATGTTCTTATTTTCGAATGATTCTTAACTGCTCGTGTATTAATGTTTACAATCAACAGCTTTCATTTCCAATGG from Silene latifolia isolate original U9 population chromosome 3, ASM4854445v1, whole genome shotgun sequence harbors:
- the LOC141647303 gene encoding UPF0603 protein At1g54780, chloroplastic; translated protein: METLLSPPKFSPLLTKHKPQHSNSTLYTKPISCFLKKQQNLSQKTPSITLPIPTSWFSHLNHGLAALALSMALSFSPVSPSGIANASEFDVINDGPPKDSYVVDDAGVLSRVTKSDLKRLLSDLESRKNFHINFITVRKLTSKADAFEFADQVLEKWYPTVEDGDNKGIVVLVTSQKEGAVTGGPSFVKAVGDTILDATVSENLPVLATDEKYNEAIYTSAKRLVAAIDGLPDPGGPSFKDNKRESNFKSKEETDEKRGQFSLVVGGLLVIAFVVPMAQYYAYVSKK